In a single window of the candidate division Zixibacteria bacterium HGW-Zixibacteria-1 genome:
- a CDS encoding fumarate hydratase: MSEKIYITTPLTDKVVKDLKIGDNVLITGTIYTARDAAHKRLVDLIDKGEKLPFDVTGQIIYFAGPTPPKPGQVIGSAGPTTSYRMNAYTPKVIGVGQKGMIGKGEMSAEVVEAMKKHKAVYFAAVGGAGALISKSITAAEVIAYDDLGAEAIRKLTVKDFPAIVALDCHGGNLYKEGIAKYGKK; encoded by the coding sequence ATGTCAGAGAAAATATATATCACCACGCCGCTGACCGATAAAGTGGTCAAGGATTTGAAAATCGGCGATAATGTCCTGATAACCGGGACCATCTACACCGCCCGTGATGCCGCCCACAAGCGGTTGGTCGATCTGATCGACAAGGGCGAGAAACTTCCGTTCGACGTCACCGGTCAGATTATTTATTTTGCCGGTCCGACCCCGCCCAAACCGGGCCAGGTGATCGGCTCGGCCGGCCCGACGACATCATACCGCATGAACGCCTATACCCCCAAAGTGATCGGCGTCGGCCAAAAGGGGATGATCGGCAAGGGCGAGATGAGCGCCGAAGTGGTCGAGGCGATGAAAAAACACAAAGCGGTCTATTTTGCCGCCGTTGGCGGCGCCGGAGCGCTGATTTCGAAATCGATCACCGCCGCTGAAGTTATCGCCTATGATGACCTTGGCGCCGAAGCGATCCGCAAGCTGACCGTGAAAGATTTCCCGGCCATCGTAGCCCTCGACTGCCACGGCGGCAACCTGTACAAAGAGGGCATCGCCAAGTACGGGAAGAAGTAG
- a CDS encoding EamA family transporter: MGQTLYWAMKYTGEFAALTTAVLWSFTSIFFTSAGRRIGSLHLNKFRIPFAAVFLAIMLLITSGRLLPGGISGQSYMYLIVSGIIGLSLGDLCLFSAFISIGTRMTLLVFSVSPIITAVIAWFLIGETLGFYPIAGIVLTISGIAWVTAERQPVNNRSIQSDGKKGFGILMAVCGAAGQAIGLVLAKAGMAGTLDPLPATFIQMIAATGAIWLIGMFRGDNIETIKKARDRRAMLLALGGSICGPFLGVWLSLVAIKYTATGIAAAIMATVPVLVIPLVILIYHEKVTIRAVLGAVITTAGVALLFLT, encoded by the coding sequence TTGGGGCAAACATTATATTGGGCCATGAAATACACCGGTGAATTCGCCGCCCTGACCACAGCCGTGCTGTGGTCGTTTACTTCGATCTTTTTCACGTCAGCCGGCCGAAGAATCGGCTCCCTGCACCTGAACAAATTCCGAATTCCTTTTGCCGCCGTCTTTCTGGCCATAATGCTTTTGATAACCAGCGGCCGGCTTCTGCCCGGCGGCATCAGCGGTCAATCATATATGTATCTGATTGTGAGCGGCATAATCGGGCTCTCGCTTGGCGATCTCTGCCTTTTTTCGGCCTTTATCTCGATCGGAACCAGGATGACACTGCTGGTTTTCTCGGTCTCTCCCATCATAACGGCCGTCATTGCCTGGTTTTTGATCGGTGAAACACTGGGATTTTACCCTATAGCCGGCATTGTTCTGACTATTTCGGGAATCGCCTGGGTAACGGCTGAAAGACAGCCGGTCAATAACCGTTCGATACAATCGGACGGGAAAAAGGGATTTGGAATCTTAATGGCGGTTTGCGGGGCGGCCGGCCAGGCTATCGGCCTGGTTTTGGCCAAAGCCGGGATGGCCGGGACATTGGATCCGCTTCCGGCGACTTTTATCCAGATGATAGCCGCGACCGGGGCAATCTGGCTGATTGGGATGTTTCGGGGTGATAATATCGAAACGATTAAAAAAGCACGCGATCGTCGTGCCATGCTTCTGGCGCTGGGCGGATCGATTTGCGGCCCGTTTCTTGGGGTCTGGCTGTCGCTGGTGGCCATAAAATACACAGCAACCGGCATTGCGGCGGCTATCATGGCGACCGTTCCGGTTTTGGTTATCCCTTTGGTAATCTTAATATACCATGAAAAGGTAACTATCCGGGCGGTCCTCGGGGCGGTCATTACGACGGCCGGAGTAGCCCTTCTTTTTCTTACATGA
- a CDS encoding fumarate hydratase (Catalyzes the reversible hydration of fumaric acid to yield I-malic acid): MREIKTDTIIDAVRKLTMDAATDLGEDVINSLVSAKKVEASPVGKDILQQIIDNAKIAYDEKAPMCQDTGYAVLFVELGQDVHIVVGNYEDALNEGIRRGYKDGYLRKSVLSDPIERKNTGDNTPAVIHTQIVPGDKMKITIAPKGGGSENMSEVRMMKPSDGIQGVKEFVIDRVLRSGGNPCPPVIVGVGIGGTFEKCAMIAKKSLLRKVGDRHPNKFYADLELELLEKINKLGVGPQGLGGTTTALDVHVEVHPCHIASLPVAVNTQCHAARHKEVIL, encoded by the coding sequence ATGCGTGAGATTAAGACCGACACGATTATCGATGCGGTAAGGAAACTGACTATGGATGCCGCCACCGATCTTGGCGAGGATGTGATTAATTCGCTGGTGTCTGCCAAAAAAGTGGAAGCGTCCCCGGTTGGAAAAGATATTCTGCAGCAGATTATCGACAATGCCAAAATTGCCTATGACGAAAAAGCCCCGATGTGCCAGGATACCGGTTATGCCGTGCTGTTCGTGGAACTGGGGCAGGATGTGCACATCGTCGTCGGCAATTATGAAGATGCCCTCAACGAAGGCATCCGCCGCGGCTACAAGGACGGCTACCTGCGCAAATCGGTGCTGAGTGATCCGATCGAGCGCAAGAACACCGGCGACAACACCCCGGCCGTCATTCATACGCAGATCGTTCCCGGCGACAAAATGAAAATTACGATAGCGCCCAAGGGGGGCGGCTCGGAAAATATGTCCGAAGTGAGAATGATGAAACCATCCGACGGTATTCAGGGCGTAAAGGAATTCGTGATCGATCGCGTTCTCCGTTCCGGCGGTAATCCCTGCCCGCCGGTCATTGTCGGCGTCGGCATTGGCGGCACTTTCGAAAAATGCGCCATGATTGCCAAAAAATCACTGCTTCGCAAAGTCGGCGACCGCCATCCCAATAAATTCTATGCCGATCTCGAGCTGGAACTTCTGGAAAAAATCAACAAGCTGGGTGTCGGCCCGCAGGGACTGGGTGGAACGACCACCGCGCTCGACGTGCATGTCGAGGTGCACCCGTGCCATATCGCCAGCCTGCCGGTCGCGGTCAATACGCAGTGCCATGCCGCGCGGCATAAAGAAGTGATCCTTTAA